A region of Hydrogenimonas cancrithermarum DNA encodes the following proteins:
- a CDS encoding LL-diaminopimelate aminotransferase, with protein MFDEIEFEKLKRLPKYVFAEVNDLKMAARRAGEDVIDFSMGNPDGPPSEKIIEKLVESAKKPKTHGYSASKGIYKLRLAICNWYERRYGVALDPETEAVATMGSKEGYVHLVQAITNPGDTAIVPDPTYPIHSYAFMLAGGAVRKMELVFNDHYEVDEDLFFINLKKALIESVPRPKFVVVNFPHNPTTATVTPAFYERLVDMAKKERFYIISDIAYADITFDGYKTPSILSVEGAKDVAVESFTLSKSYNMAGWRVGFIVGNPKMVGALQKIKSWLDYGMFTPIQVAATIAINELESEVDKTIEKYRKRRDVLIDTFNKAGWPIEKPNASMFVWAKLPKEALHLGSLEFSKKLLTEAKVAVSPGIGFGEYGDQYVRIALIENEKRIRQAARNIKKYLKTLKEDG; from the coding sequence ATGTTTGACGAAATAGAGTTTGAAAAACTGAAACGGCTTCCGAAATATGTCTTTGCCGAAGTGAACGACCTCAAAATGGCGGCACGGCGTGCCGGTGAAGATGTCATCGACTTCAGTATGGGCAATCCGGACGGGCCTCCGAGTGAAAAAATTATCGAAAAGCTGGTCGAATCGGCCAAAAAGCCAAAAACACACGGTTATTCCGCCAGCAAGGGCATCTACAAGCTTCGCCTGGCGATCTGCAACTGGTACGAGCGCCGCTACGGCGTCGCGCTCGATCCCGAGACCGAAGCGGTCGCGACGATGGGAAGCAAAGAGGGATATGTCCATCTCGTACAGGCGATCACCAATCCCGGCGACACGGCCATCGTTCCCGATCCGACCTATCCGATCCACTCCTATGCCTTTATGCTGGCGGGGGGCGCGGTCCGCAAGATGGAACTGGTATTCAATGACCATTACGAAGTGGATGAGGATCTCTTCTTCATCAACCTCAAAAAGGCATTGATCGAGTCGGTGCCCCGTCCGAAGTTCGTCGTCGTCAATTTTCCGCACAATCCCACGACGGCGACGGTGACACCGGCCTTTTACGAACGGCTCGTCGATATGGCCAAAAAAGAGCGTTTCTACATCATCAGCGATATCGCCTATGCCGACATCACCTTCGACGGCTACAAGACGCCGTCGATTCTGAGTGTCGAGGGGGCGAAGGATGTGGCGGTCGAGAGCTTTACCCTTTCCAAAAGCTACAACATGGCCGGTTGGCGCGTCGGGTTTATCGTCGGGAATCCGAAGATGGTCGGTGCGCTGCAGAAGATCAAGAGTTGGCTCGATTACGGAATGTTCACACCGATTCAGGTGGCTGCGACGATCGCTATCAACGAGCTGGAAAGCGAAGTCGACAAGACGATCGAAAAGTACCGCAAACGCCGCGACGTTTTGATCGACACCTTCAACAAAGCGGGCTGGCCGATCGAAAAGCCCAATGCCAGTATGTTTGTCTGGGCCAAGCTGCCCAAAGAGGCACTGCATCTTGGGAGCCTGGAGTTTTCCAAAAAACTGCTGACCGAAGCGAAGGTGGCGGTCAGCCCCGGCATCGGATTCGGCGAGTATGGCGACCAGTATGTCCGCATCGCGTTGATCGAAAACGAAAAGCGCATCCGTCAGGCGGCACGCAATATCAAGAAATATTTGAAAACACTGAAAGAGGATGGGTGA
- the rsmI gene encoding 16S rRNA (cytidine(1402)-2'-O)-methyltransferase, producing the protein MLTLLPTPIGNIEDISLRALRVLEEADVLLCEDTRVAKKLLHLLSERHGLKHSIEKFISLHSHNEAETLETFDRTFFERNVVYMSDAGMPCISDPGALLVAYCQKHGVEYTVLPGPSAFATAFAASGFTQTHFTFYGFLPHKGKERENALQHLLGQRWPVILYEAPHRLEKLLEELEKAVPERIIFAAKEITKKHERFFKGTPSELKSEITGPLLKGEWVVIVSPAEIEAETSAISLKEIEALDLPPKQKAKLIAKLTGQPVKECYRNLLTKANN; encoded by the coding sequence TTGCTCACACTTCTTCCAACCCCGATCGGAAATATCGAAGATATATCGCTTCGTGCGCTTCGGGTTCTGGAAGAGGCCGACGTGCTTCTGTGTGAAGATACCCGCGTCGCCAAAAAACTTCTTCATCTTCTTTCCGAACGCCACGGCCTGAAGCACTCCATTGAAAAATTCATTTCACTTCACAGCCATAACGAAGCGGAAACACTCGAAACCTTCGACAGAACTTTTTTTGAGCGGAACGTCGTATATATGAGTGATGCGGGCATGCCATGCATCAGCGATCCGGGCGCGCTTCTGGTGGCTTACTGCCAGAAGCATGGGGTCGAATATACGGTTTTGCCGGGACCGAGTGCGTTTGCGACGGCATTTGCCGCAAGCGGCTTTACACAGACACACTTCACCTTTTACGGGTTTTTGCCCCACAAAGGCAAAGAGCGTGAGAATGCCTTGCAGCACCTTCTGGGCCAGAGGTGGCCCGTCATCCTCTACGAAGCGCCGCACCGTCTCGAAAAACTGCTTGAAGAACTCGAGAAGGCTGTGCCGGAACGTATCATCTTCGCCGCCAAAGAGATCACGAAAAAACATGAGAGATTTTTCAAAGGCACCCCCTCGGAACTGAAAAGCGAGATCACAGGCCCGCTTTTGAAAGGGGAGTGGGTCGTCATTGTCTCCCCGGCCGAAATCGAGGCGGAGACCTCCGCTATCTCCCTCAAAGAGATCGAAGCACTCGATCTGCCACCCAAGCAGAAAGCGAAACTGATCGCGAAGCTCACCGGCCAACCGGTCAAGGAGTGCTATCGAAATCTTTTAACGAAAGCGAACAACTGA
- the trxB gene encoding thioredoxin-disulfide reductase, producing the protein MLDLAIIGGGPAGLTAGLYATRGGLENVVMYEKGMPGGAITQSSEVENYPGIAEVVTGMELMQEWPKQCMRFGLKHEMAEVSRVSRPEGLCFKIELSDGRVETAKSVIVCTGSTPKRAGFKGEDEFFGRGVSTCATCDGFFYKGKEVAVIGGGDTALEEALYLANICSKVYVVHRRDEFRAAPSTVKRVKENEKIELVLNAVPEEVYGDAMGVNGLKVKKRESGEVIDLPVPGVFVFVGNNVNNEVLKQEDGSFLCELNEWGEVVVDLAMRTSEEGLFAAGDLRIMAPKQVVCAAGDGANAAIGAIAYVEHLKRENLC; encoded by the coding sequence ATGCTTGACTTGGCGATTATCGGAGGCGGACCGGCCGGATTGACGGCAGGGCTCTACGCCACGCGCGGAGGACTCGAAAATGTCGTGATGTACGAAAAGGGGATGCCCGGCGGTGCGATTACCCAGAGCAGCGAGGTCGAGAACTATCCCGGTATCGCGGAGGTGGTAACGGGGATGGAATTGATGCAGGAGTGGCCGAAACAGTGTATGCGTTTCGGACTCAAGCATGAGATGGCCGAGGTGAGTCGTGTCAGTCGTCCCGAAGGGCTCTGTTTCAAGATCGAACTGAGCGACGGGAGGGTCGAAACGGCCAAGAGCGTCATCGTCTGTACCGGAAGCACGCCCAAGCGTGCCGGCTTCAAAGGTGAAGACGAGTTTTTCGGCCGTGGTGTCAGCACCTGTGCCACCTGCGACGGATTTTTCTACAAAGGCAAAGAGGTGGCTGTCATCGGTGGCGGTGATACGGCGCTCGAAGAGGCGCTCTATCTCGCCAACATCTGTTCGAAAGTCTATGTCGTACACCGTCGTGACGAGTTCCGGGCCGCGCCTTCCACGGTAAAACGTGTCAAGGAGAACGAGAAGATCGAACTGGTTCTGAATGCCGTTCCCGAAGAGGTCTACGGCGATGCGATGGGCGTCAACGGCCTGAAAGTGAAAAAGAGAGAGTCGGGTGAAGTGATCGACCTGCCGGTACCGGGCGTCTTCGTATTCGTCGGCAACAATGTAAACAACGAGGTACTGAAACAAGAAGACGGTTCGTTTCTCTGCGAGTTGAACGAATGGGGCGAAGTGGTCGTCGACCTGGCGATGCGAACGAGTGAAGAGGGCCTGTTCGCTGCGGGGGATCTGCGCATTATGGCCCCCAAACAGGTTGTCTGTGCCGCCGGTGACGGTGCCAATGCCGCCATCGGTGCCATCGCCTATGTAGAACATCTTAAACGGGAGAATCTATGCTGA
- the rpmE gene encoding 50S ribosomal protein L31 encodes MKKGIHPEYVECHVSCACGNSFTVLSNKPEMRIDICNMCHPFFTGSEKIVDAAGRVEKFKSKYKLGK; translated from the coding sequence ATGAAAAAAGGGATCCATCCTGAGTATGTCGAATGCCACGTCAGCTGCGCATGCGGCAACAGTTTTACCGTACTCTCCAACAAGCCTGAAATGCGAATCGATATCTGCAACATGTGCCATCCGTTCTTCACGGGATCCGAGAAGATCGTCGATGCAGCCGGACGTGTAGAGAAATTTAAAAGCAAATACAAACTGGGCAAGTAA
- the dapB gene encoding 4-hydroxy-tetrahydrodipicolinate reductase — protein MLNVGVYGANGRVGQLLVKNLTEDPDTTVAALCERDRIDYHAPEGSVVTNDAKIFLDSCDAAIDFTVPEATEALLRAAMDRPKPLVIGTTGLNDAQRALLEEASEIMPILYATNMSAGIALLKKLVQMTAEKLGDFDIEIVEQHHRYKKDAPSGTALTLAEFAAKGRGVDLDKARVSCRDGMTGERSKEEIGVMAIRGGDVVGRHTVGFYNDGEFIELNHTATSRETFSKGAVRACKWLVNQPAGLYDISDCLGL, from the coding sequence ATGCTGAATGTTGGAGTCTACGGCGCCAATGGACGCGTCGGCCAGCTGTTGGTCAAAAATTTGACGGAAGATCCGGATACCACGGTCGCAGCGCTTTGCGAAAGAGACCGCATCGACTACCATGCACCGGAGGGGTCGGTCGTCACCAACGATGCCAAAATATTTCTCGACAGCTGCGACGCGGCGATCGATTTTACGGTCCCCGAAGCGACCGAAGCACTTTTGAGAGCGGCGATGGATCGCCCGAAACCGCTGGTGATCGGGACGACGGGACTGAACGATGCACAGCGTGCATTGTTGGAAGAGGCGAGCGAGATCATGCCGATCCTCTATGCGACCAATATGTCGGCAGGGATCGCACTGCTCAAGAAACTGGTACAGATGACCGCGGAAAAGTTGGGTGATTTCGACATCGAGATCGTCGAACAGCACCACCGGTACAAGAAAGATGCACCGAGCGGTACGGCACTTACGCTTGCCGAATTCGCTGCCAAAGGGCGCGGCGTCGATCTCGACAAGGCGCGTGTCAGCTGCCGCGACGGCATGACAGGAGAACGCTCCAAAGAGGAGATCGGCGTCATGGCGATTCGCGGTGGCGATGTGGTCGGCCGGCATACGGTGGGGTTCTACAACGACGGTGAATTTATAGAACTCAACCACACGGCGACAAGCAGGGAGACCTTCTCCAAAGGTGCGGTGCGTGCCTGCAAGTGGCTGGTGAACCAGCCTGCCGGCCTTTACGATATCAGTGATTGTCTGGGACTGTAG
- a CDS encoding YraN family protein, with amino-acid sequence MLQGCRILERNVYSRFGEIDIVAEKGGVLHFVEVKSGTTFEPIYNITPSKLAKLLRSIDAYLKKHRLESPYQLDALIVKGERCEWIENITV; translated from the coding sequence ATGCTGCAGGGGTGCCGGATTTTGGAGCGCAATGTCTATTCCCGCTTCGGCGAGATCGACATTGTCGCCGAGAAGGGCGGCGTTCTCCACTTTGTCGAGGTCAAGAGCGGAACCACCTTCGAGCCGATCTACAATATCACGCCTTCCAAACTTGCCAAACTCCTCCGTTCTATCGATGCCTATCTCAAAAAACATCGACTCGAAAGCCCTTATCAGCTCGATGCGCTGATCGTAAAGGGTGAGCGGTGCGAATGGATAGAAAATATTACGGTTTGA
- a CDS encoding type II secretion system F family protein, whose product MIYFFVHAKTESGKTVFSVFEVENFETLLEELALEELIPQKIAVLPPALGKLLVGKTGKVSTDNVIELLENVHLVVKSGLPLYRGIMDLAQDASDKRYKTMLKHIAKKINSGHSLESSMEPYRRSIGDVVLNLVRIGERTGQLEMTLRRAAEFLKKTTSLKRKAKQALIYPSFAFIAVFSAMLVWMIYVLPQMTQLFEEMDIELPGITLAVMAASDFLQEYILYLIAGIAAVTVLVIAAYRKSSQFRFYLDRAVMKIPIVSQIVKGFNIAFISEYLRIGIESGIPIVDNLDSLRKNISNEVFKRALDSTLESIQQGHQLSGSLKKTGIMTPFVIRMLTMGEESGSLDKQLETVSDYYYERVEYYAENIGKIIEPVILIVVGGFMALVMISIMGPLYDMLSSIK is encoded by the coding sequence GTGATCTACTTTTTCGTTCATGCCAAAACGGAAAGCGGGAAAACGGTTTTCTCCGTTTTCGAAGTCGAAAACTTCGAAACGCTCCTGGAGGAACTGGCACTCGAAGAGTTGATTCCCCAAAAGATCGCCGTACTGCCTCCCGCTTTGGGGAAACTTCTGGTCGGAAAAACCGGGAAGGTCTCTACCGACAATGTCATCGAACTTCTGGAAAATGTCCATCTCGTCGTCAAATCTGGCCTGCCGCTCTACCGCGGAATCATGGATCTGGCACAGGATGCATCCGACAAACGCTATAAAACGATGCTCAAACATATCGCGAAGAAGATCAACAGCGGCCATTCGCTGGAATCCTCGATGGAGCCCTATCGCCGCTCCATCGGCGATGTGGTTCTCAATCTCGTACGCATCGGGGAGAGGACGGGACAGCTCGAAATGACGCTCAGGCGCGCAGCCGAATTTTTAAAAAAGACGACATCGCTCAAAAGAAAAGCCAAACAGGCACTCATCTACCCCTCTTTCGCCTTTATCGCCGTTTTTTCCGCCATGCTTGTCTGGATGATCTACGTTTTGCCGCAGATGACGCAGCTTTTCGAAGAGATGGATATCGAACTGCCCGGTATTACGCTTGCGGTGATGGCCGCGTCCGATTTTCTGCAGGAGTATATTCTCTATCTGATCGCAGGGATCGCCGCCGTGACCGTTTTGGTGATCGCCGCCTATCGGAAATCTTCGCAGTTTCGTTTCTATCTCGACCGAGCGGTGATGAAAATACCGATCGTCTCCCAGATCGTCAAAGGGTTCAACATCGCGTTTATTTCGGAGTATCTGCGAATCGGGATCGAATCGGGCATCCCGATCGTCGACAACTTGGACTCGTTGCGGAAAAACATCTCCAACGAAGTCTTCAAGCGGGCACTCGATTCGACGCTCGAAAGCATCCAGCAGGGGCATCAACTCTCGGGAAGTCTGAAAAAGACCGGTATCATGACCCCTTTCGTGATCCGGATGCTGACCATGGGGGAAGAGTCCGGCTCGCTGGACAAGCAGCTGGAAACGGTATCGGACTACTATTATGAAAGGGTCGAGTACTATGCCGAAAATATCGGCAAGATTATCGAACCGGTCATCCTCATCGTGGTCGGAGGCTTCATGGCTCTGGTGATGATAAGTATCATGGGCCCCTTGTACGATATGCTCTCCAGTATCAAATGA
- a CDS encoding molybdopterin oxidoreductase family protein translates to MHYTEIESVCTYCGVGCDIVAQVDDNKIQKITADKDGYVSQGKLCIKGKYGFDFLDADARLREPRIARRFLEKNPLIRNEIEGALKPLDDDWYTTDLQSAVKAAAMKLSEIRKSYGDESFCAIGGARTSCESAYLFQKFTRDAMNSPHVDNCARVCHSPSLKGMRATIGEGAATNPYNDIYETEFILIIGSNTTEAHPIVANRIIDAARLHDNVAVIDVREIKMMKYAKHKAVIPHEANLLVLNMMAYVILKDELYNKKFVESRTTGFEAYRQKILNDPYADPEFFRKIPGYEHLATLIPIIAREYALKKSMIFWGLGITEHLDGSYAVMAITHLALLTGNIGKTGAGLMPLRGQNNVQGACDMGCLPYYDPDYQTPKKVGLMTPQLVDAMLEGKIKALLNMGEDIAHIHPNQNKIDKALNELEFIMVQELFMTEIAKRADIVIGVKSAYEKEGVYVNAMRRLHLSQPLIESDLPDDWEVIKMLDNAMGGNYDYETSEDVWNEVREVAHRRFSGASYLRLKRHRKRGLQWPVYIEDTPVLHLLDFRTEDGLGRFIYHSYKLRGMVEELLNEGVEEGYYLTTGRTLAHYNNAAQTIRSEKLNNRYAEDILLASEEDEARFPKSEYVVLKSAYGQSAPLCVKFSDKIRPNTLFTTFHHAKSHINYLFGDASDELILTAAFKSIKVEVLPA, encoded by the coding sequence TTGCATTACACCGAAATCGAAAGTGTCTGCACCTACTGTGGTGTCGGCTGTGATATCGTCGCACAGGTCGACGACAACAAAATCCAGAAAATCACGGCCGACAAAGACGGTTATGTCAGCCAGGGAAAACTCTGCATCAAAGGCAAATATGGGTTCGACTTCCTCGATGCCGATGCACGCCTCCGCGAACCGCGTATCGCCAGACGGTTTCTGGAAAAGAATCCGCTTATAAGAAACGAGATAGAAGGCGCTTTGAAACCGCTCGACGACGATTGGTATACGACCGATCTGCAAAGTGCCGTCAAAGCCGCGGCGATGAAACTGAGCGAAATCCGCAAAAGCTACGGCGACGAGAGTTTCTGCGCCATCGGCGGGGCACGTACCAGTTGTGAAAGTGCCTACCTCTTTCAAAAGTTCACCCGCGACGCTATGAACTCGCCACATGTCGACAACTGTGCGCGTGTCTGCCACTCTCCCAGCCTCAAGGGAATGCGTGCCACGATCGGCGAGGGGGCTGCGACCAATCCCTACAACGACATCTACGAGACCGAGTTTATTCTGATCATAGGCTCCAATACAACCGAAGCGCATCCGATCGTCGCCAACCGCATCATCGATGCGGCGAGACTTCACGACAATGTAGCAGTCATCGATGTGCGCGAGATCAAGATGATGAAATACGCCAAGCACAAGGCGGTCATCCCGCATGAAGCGAATCTCCTGGTACTCAATATGATGGCATACGTCATTCTCAAGGACGAGCTCTACAACAAGAAGTTCGTGGAGAGCCGGACGACGGGATTCGAGGCCTACAGGCAGAAGATATTGAACGACCCGTATGCCGATCCGGAATTCTTCAGAAAGATTCCGGGCTACGAACATCTGGCCACACTCATTCCTATCATCGCACGCGAGTATGCACTGAAAAAATCGATGATCTTCTGGGGACTCGGGATCACGGAGCATCTGGATGGAAGCTACGCGGTGATGGCGATCACCCATCTGGCGCTGCTGACCGGCAATATTGGAAAGACGGGAGCCGGGCTGATGCCGTTGCGCGGCCAGAACAATGTACAGGGTGCGTGCGACATGGGGTGTCTTCCCTACTACGATCCCGACTACCAGACACCGAAAAAGGTGGGGTTGATGACGCCGCAGCTGGTCGATGCGATGCTGGAGGGCAAAATCAAGGCACTGCTCAATATGGGTGAAGATATCGCCCATATCCACCCCAACCAGAACAAGATCGACAAAGCACTGAACGAGCTCGAGTTCATCATGGTGCAGGAGCTTTTCATGACCGAGATCGCAAAGCGCGCCGACATCGTCATCGGCGTCAAATCGGCGTACGAAAAGGAGGGCGTCTATGTCAACGCGATGCGGCGCCTTCACCTCTCTCAACCGCTGATCGAAAGCGACCTTCCCGACGATTGGGAAGTGATCAAGATGCTCGATAACGCGATGGGGGGCAACTACGACTACGAAACGAGTGAAGATGTCTGGAACGAAGTGCGTGAAGTGGCCCATCGAAGGTTCAGCGGCGCCAGCTACCTGCGTCTGAAACGCCACCGCAAGCGCGGGTTGCAATGGCCGGTCTATATCGAGGATACGCCGGTGCTGCATTTGCTCGATTTTCGCACAGAAGATGGCCTTGGCAGATTCATCTACCACTCCTACAAACTGCGCGGGATGGTGGAAGAGCTGCTGAACGAAGGTGTCGAAGAGGGCTACTACCTGACAACCGGGAGAACGCTTGCTCACTACAACAATGCCGCTCAGACAATCCGGAGCGAGAAGCTGAACAACCGCTATGCCGAGGATATTCTTTTGGCGAGTGAAGAGGATGAAGCACGCTTTCCAAAAAGCGAGTACGTCGTTTTGAAGAGTGCCTACGGCCAGAGCGCTCCGCTGTGTGTCAAATTTAGCGACAAGATCAGGCCGAATACCCTCTTTACCACTTTCCACCACGCCAAATCGCACATCAACTATCTTTTCGGCGATGCGAGCGACGAGCTGATCCTCACCGCTGCGTTCAAATCGATCAAAGTGGAGGTTCTTCCGGCGTGA
- a CDS encoding type II secretion system protein, with protein MSKMRSGFTLVELSIVLVIIGLLIGGVLKGKAMIENAKIKRVKSDIDSIVAAVYSYQDKYSYLPGDDRNDRTTDLGATGCTGGNGNGLFDQGAIEYACAWQELVGAGFISGDPTDNDEATNPKRTPFGGRYLFRYRNNYNGKSGNYIYVENIPTDVIKALDEKYDDGQYNAGDIQSPTDYNTQNNAYADIYWFAF; from the coding sequence ATGAGCAAAATGCGAAGTGGATTTACGTTGGTCGAACTTTCGATCGTTTTGGTGATCATCGGACTTCTGATCGGTGGAGTGCTGAAAGGCAAAGCGATGATCGAGAATGCGAAGATCAAAAGGGTTAAAAGCGATATAGACTCGATTGTCGCGGCGGTTTACAGCTATCAGGACAAATATAGCTATCTTCCCGGAGATGACAGAAACGACAGAACTACAGATCTTGGAGCGACAGGATGTACGGGAGGCAATGGAAACGGTTTGTTCGACCAAGGGGCGATCGAGTATGCCTGCGCATGGCAGGAGTTGGTCGGTGCTGGATTCATTAGCGGAGACCCAACGGACAACGATGAAGCGACCAATCCCAAGCGTACGCCTTTTGGGGGAAGATATCTGTTCAGGTATCGCAACAATTACAATGGGAAGTCCGGCAATTATATCTATGTCGAAAACATTCCGACCGATGTCATCAAGGCACTCGACGAAAAGTATGACGACGGCCAATACAATGCCGGAGACATCCAGTCGCCGACCGATTACAATACGCAGAACAACGCGTATGCCGATATTTACTGGTTCGCTTTTTAA
- a CDS encoding homoserine dehydrogenase, with the protein MIQVGIIGVGTVGESVAQILEANRDIISARAGKEIVVKKGVVRNLSRARDVDIPLTDNVDEVLDDPEIDIVVELMGGVEEPYRVVRKALQNGKAVVTANKALLAYHRYELQETAGELPFEFEASVAGGIPIIKALREGLSANHIESIKGIINGTANYILTKMMNEGVDFEPVLKEAQELGYAEADPTFDIGGFDAAHKLLILASIAYGIDAKPEEIMIEGIEQITQADIGFAKEFGYTIKLLGIAKKVGEFVELRVHPALVPQSQMIAKVDGVMNGISVIGDKVGETMYYGPGAGGDATASAVISDIIAIARGGKASPMLGFKRPLESGLKLLGRESIVSKYYLRLEVADRPGVLAKVSQVMGEQNISIETMLQKPGQEGSASLLLATHACEERAMQEALKALFELESVKERPMMIRMEA; encoded by the coding sequence ATGATCCAGGTAGGCATTATCGGTGTCGGTACCGTCGGTGAGAGTGTTGCACAGATTCTCGAAGCCAACCGCGATATCATTTCGGCAAGGGCGGGGAAAGAGATTGTCGTCAAAAAGGGCGTGGTACGTAACCTCTCTCGGGCACGCGATGTCGACATTCCTCTGACCGACAATGTGGATGAGGTTCTCGACGATCCCGAAATCGACATTGTCGTGGAGTTGATGGGCGGAGTCGAGGAGCCCTACCGCGTCGTACGCAAAGCACTGCAAAACGGCAAGGCGGTTGTGACGGCCAACAAAGCGCTTCTGGCCTATCACCGCTACGAACTGCAGGAGACGGCCGGCGAGTTGCCCTTTGAGTTCGAAGCGAGTGTGGCGGGCGGTATCCCGATCATCAAAGCGCTTCGTGAAGGGCTTAGTGCCAACCATATCGAGTCGATCAAGGGGATCATCAACGGGACGGCCAACTACATTCTGACCAAGATGATGAACGAGGGGGTCGATTTCGAGCCGGTCCTCAAAGAGGCGCAAGAACTCGGTTATGCCGAGGCGGACCCAACCTTCGATATCGGCGGTTTCGATGCGGCGCACAAACTTTTGATTCTCGCATCCATCGCCTACGGAATCGATGCGAAGCCGGAAGAGATCATGATCGAAGGGATCGAGCAGATCACCCAGGCCGATATCGGCTTCGCCAAAGAGTTCGGTTATACGATCAAACTGCTCGGCATCGCCAAGAAGGTGGGCGAGTTCGTCGAGTTGCGTGTTCATCCGGCATTGGTTCCGCAGAGCCAGATGATCGCCAAGGTCGACGGCGTCATGAACGGTATCAGCGTCATTGGCGACAAGGTCGGCGAGACGATGTACTACGGGCCGGGTGCCGGCGGCGATGCGACGGCGAGTGCCGTGATCAGCGACATTATCGCGATCGCCCGTGGCGGCAAGGCATCACCGATGCTCGGCTTCAAGCGTCCGCTCGAGAGCGGGCTCAAACTGCTCGGTCGCGAATCGATCGTCAGCAAATACTATCTTCGCCTCGAAGTGGCGGACCGTCCGGGTGTATTGGCCAAAGTGAGCCAGGTAATGGGCGAGCAGAATATCTCGATCGAGACGATGCTTCAAAAACCTGGGCAAGAGGGCTCCGCATCACTGCTGCTTGCGACGCATGCTTGTGAAGAGCGGGCGATGCAGGAAGCCCTTAAAGCTCTCTTCGAGCTCGAAAGTGTCAAAGAGCGTCCGATGATGATACGGATGGAAGCGTAA
- the trxA gene encoding thioredoxin, with the protein MGKYIELNSGNFDETVKEGVTLVDFWAPWCGPCRMIAPVIEELAEEYEGRAKIAKVNTDEEQDLAIKYGIRSIPSILFFKDGQVVDQMVGAASKQAFAEKLDALLS; encoded by the coding sequence ATGGGTAAATATATTGAACTGAACAGCGGTAACTTCGACGAAACGGTAAAAGAGGGTGTGACTCTGGTAGATTTCTGGGCCCCGTGGTGCGGACCGTGCCGTATGATCGCGCCGGTTATCGAAGAGCTTGCCGAAGAGTATGAAGGCAGAGCGAAAATCGCGAAAGTCAACACTGACGAAGAGCAGGATCTCGCGATCAAATACGGTATCCGCTCTATTCCTAGTATCCTCTTCTTCAAAGACGGCCAGGTTGTAGATCAGATGGTTGGTGCCGCTTCGAAGCAGGCATTTGCCGAAAAACTCGACGCACTGCTCAGCTAA
- the rlmB gene encoding 23S rRNA (guanosine(2251)-2'-O)-methyltransferase RlmB — MIVYGKQICNILIERHPELIERFILAKELDKKEFAKVRQIGKPIEKVDPKKAQALARGGNHQGWLCDIRPYRYADPSELKEAGFLVVLAGLTDVGNIGAIIRSAYALGADGVIVSGIKQLQSEAVVRTSAGAMFDLPVAIAPNLLDLLNELKQKGFTLYGAGMEGEAIEDVKIDKKRVLVLGSEGTGIPKRAMEKMDKIVTVEMARPFDSLNVSAAAAILIYRMGHV, encoded by the coding sequence ATGATAGTTTATGGAAAACAGATATGCAATATTTTGATCGAGCGTCATCCGGAGTTGATCGAACGTTTTATTCTGGCGAAAGAGCTCGACAAAAAAGAGTTCGCGAAGGTGAGGCAGATCGGCAAACCGATCGAAAAGGTCGATCCGAAAAAGGCGCAGGCGTTGGCGCGCGGGGGCAATCATCAGGGGTGGCTTTGCGATATCAGGCCCTACCGATATGCGGACCCGAGTGAGTTGAAAGAGGCCGGTTTCCTGGTGGTTCTGGCAGGTCTTACCGATGTCGGCAACATCGGGGCGATCATCCGAAGCGCCTATGCGCTCGGTGCCGACGGTGTGATCGTCAGCGGCATCAAGCAGTTGCAGAGCGAAGCGGTGGTACGTACGAGCGCCGGTGCGATGTTCGACCTGCCTGTCGCGATCGCTCCCAATCTGCTGGACCTTTTGAACGAGCTGAAGCAGAAGGGGTTCACTCTTTACGGCGCGGGCATGGAGGGCGAAGCGATCGAGGATGTGAAGATCGATAAAAAACGGGTGCTGGTTCTCGGCAGTGAAGGAACGGGCATACCGAAACGTGCAATGGAAAAGATGGATAAAATCGTCACGGTCGAAATGGCCAGGCCCTTCGACTCTCTGAACGTCAGTGCGGCGGCTGCGATATTGATCTACAGGATGGGACATGTTTGA